A stretch of DNA from Oryzomonas sagensis:
ACGTCGATGAATCATAGGCATAAGGTGCATCGATAGCGTTTTTCAAAACCTGCACCGAGGAAGCCAATGGATAAAAAGATGTTGGATGGTAGTCTGTCGCAAATTTCATGATCGACACTTCGTCGGTTGTTTGCACGGTTGCAACCAGCGAATCAATGAAGCCTTTCGTGTTATCCTGCATCCACTGCTGTTCAGCAAGACTCAGACTGCCGCTATAATCCATCGCCAAGGTAACGGAGAGTGGGGCCCTTGCCACAACCGATGTTACGACCGGGGCAGGGTTCGTAATGGGAATCCCATTTTCAGTTACCGTAAAGACAGGCGATGTCACGGTCGCTGGTTGACCGGCGCTGTCGGCCACGGTCACAAGGAACCCAAGGGTCTTTGGAGTGGCACTGCAGCCATCCCTTATGATCTCGCTGGCTTTCAGATCAAGGGCCGTCCCCTTCCCGCTCAACCCTACCGTTACCGTCTTATTTGCGGGGTCATTCGAAGTGATCGTCAGGTTGTCGGTGTAAACCTGCTGGTTTTGGGGAACAAGTTGGATGGACGACATGCAGGTGGCTGATGGTGCAATGCTTTTCCCGGAACAGGCATCCGTGGCAATCTTGAATGGCGAACTCGCCCCCTTCTCCAGAGCAAGCGCCACAATAGTCAGGTTTGCCGAACCGGTGTTCGTTATCGTTAGGAGTTGAGTGGAAGAGCCATTAACGACAACCGCCCCAAGGTTCACAGAACTTTGGGTCGAAATTGTGGGAGATGTCGTGGATGGCGAAGGTGTCGAACCGCCTCCACCTCCGCTCGTGCCGGCGCCCCCCCCTCCTCCGCCGCAACCAGAGAGAGCTAGAATGAACAGGCCGATGATATAGGGAGAACACGGACGTCGAACGGCTTTCTTGATTTGCTTGAACATGGCAGCCTCTTTCTGACCGGAAAACTTCCGTACCACCGATTCCCAAGACGTTTATGATCTGGACGTGAGCACCTGCCCCCATACTACAGGCCTGCTGGTATCAGGCATACTTTTACAACCACACTTTCAGAGGCATTAACAAGCACAGATTATGCCAGCCCACGTTCAGACGGGCGTAAATTCCGGCAACAGCCGACAGACATCAGTAAAACCATTGAAATTTGGCCCTATTTTCCCGTTGTGATATTCATTCGGACAGTCGGGAAGGATGATGCTGGTTACGGTTCCTTGGCGCTCCATATCATCATATTTTGTGTTTTGCGGATTAGAGGCGAGTTTCCTCCCTGGGCAACGAGGCGCATTAACCTAACAATATTAATCATTTTATGAAAGGATACCGCAGAATTGCCTTTGTGCAAGCCTACCTGCCGAATGTGTCGGAATGATTAACACCCGTCGTACAAAGATTCCGACAACGCACCATCAGCAGGTATGTGGTAAATGCAAGGCCGACAAATCAGCGAAAGGCAATACCTGATTCCGTAGCAACCAAGGGATGTATGTAGTGGGAGGGTAATTCGGGGAAACGAAGCGTTCCGTGGTGACACGCACCAACATTTATATTCAGGGCCGGCATCGCCAATCCACATCACGCAGTAGAACAGGGGGTTCAACCGCACACGAGAAAGCTGCTGCAAGCCCCTCAGGGATCAGCACTGTTTATGGAGTTACCTGCCTTTCCAGCAGGGCCACGTTTTCCACATGAACCGTCTGGGGAAACATGTCTACCGGCTGGATTTCCCGGCAACAATAGCCACGGCTTTTCAGGGCCACCAAGTCGCGCGCCAGGCTCTGGGGATAGCAGGACACATAGATAATCCTGGAAGGGGCCAGAGCTGCAACCGTATCCAGCACATCCGGCACACACCCCTTGCGGGGCGGGTTGAGCACCGCAACGTCGATCCGCTCCCCTTCCTCCGCCAGATCTTCGAGTAGCTCCGCCGCATCACCGGCTTCGAAGCGGCAGTTTTTACGGCCATTGAGCTTGGCATTCCGACGGGCATCCGCCACCGCCTCTTCCACGACCTCGATACCGATCACCTGCGCCGCCTGATCGGCCAGAAACAACGCTATCCCGCCGATGCCGCAATAGAGGTCGAGCACGTTCTCCCCGCCCCCCAGACCGGCCCAGCGCTTCACCTGTTCGTAGATCAGGCGCGCACCCGAGTTATTGACCTGGAAAAACGACCGGGGGGAGACCTGAAACGCCACATCGCCGATCCTCTCCGTCAGGTAGTGCTGGGGCGTCAGGAAGTAATCCTTTTGTCCCAAAATGACATTCCCCTCGGAGGCGTTCACGTTCTGGGCCATGACCTCGATTTCGGGTGTCATTTCCTGGACAAAGCGCCCCAGGTGATGAATCTCATTATAGGAGCGCCGGGCCGTCACAAAGACCACCATGGCTTTGCGCTCATGCACGGAAACCCGCACCACAAGATAGCGCAGCAGCCCCATCTTGCTCTGGGGGTTGTAGACCGGCACCTTCAGCTTGACGATCCCCTGCCTCACCGCTTCCACGACCCGATTGATCAGCGGGTGATGGAGCGGACATTGATCCAGATCGTAGACATCGTGGCTGGCGCGACGGTAGATGCCGATAAACGGATCGGACCATTTGCCGGCGATGGTTAGTTTCGCCGTGGTGCGATAGTGGATCAGATTTTCCGGAGAGAGCAGCGGGTGAACGGTAATACCCGCCAACTCGCTATGTTTGGCCAATTCCGCCAGGATCATCCCACGTTTCCAGGCGGTCTGCTCACGGTACTTCATGGCGATCAAAGGACAACCGAGGCAATCGGCGCTTTCCGTGCAGGGAGGGCGTTTACTGCGCAGCGGCGAAGGGTGCAGCAGTTTGAGCGTGTGGCCATAGGCCGTGCCGCGGGAAATTTGCTCAATTCTGACCAGGACGACATCGCTCGGCAGGGCCCCGCCGACCCGGAGCGTCATACCGTCGTCGGTACGCGCCGTACCGTAGCCATCCTCATCCAGGGCGGTTATGGCAAACTCCATCACCGCATTGCGTTTGATTTGGGGGGTCCAGCGGGTGTCCTTGGATACAGCAACAGTACCATGTGGGGAAGCGGGCTGCTTTACGGGGCGTTTTCCCCCTCGTTTTATTTCACGTTCATCTTTCACGATTTATTGCACCCTTCCTGTAGATACCCCTGAAACAGGCGGAAGGCCTGTCCCCGGTGACTGATACGATTCTTTTCATCGACGCCGAGTTCCGCCATGGTCCGGTCACAGCCATCGACCAGAAAAAGCGGATCATAGCCAAAGCCGCCTTCGCCGCGTGCGGCGTCGAGAATGCGCCCCCCCACCCTGCCGGTGAAGAGATGCGTATCGCCGGCGGGTGTCACAAAAGCCAGCGTACAGACAAAGGCCGCCGTTCTCGATTCAGGCGGCACTCCCGCCAGTTCGGTAAGCAACTTGGCATTGTTGGCGGCATCCCCGGCTCCTTCGCCGGCAAAACGGGCCGAATAGACGCCGGGACGCCCTTCAAGCGCATCCACCACCAGGCCGGAATCGTCTGCCAGGGCCGGCAGCCCACTGAAGCTGGCGGCCTCACGGGCCTTTTTCAGGGCATTTTCCGCAAAGGTGGCGCCATCCTCCACCGTATCCGGAAATCCTGCAAAATCGCCGGAGCACCGAACCGAAGCGACCAGGCCGGCCAGCAGGGCCTGAATCTCCACCAGCTTGCCCCGGTTACGCGTGGCAACGATGAGCTCTTTCATCCCCGCAGAGCCTCCTGCTGAAAGGCAAAGAGCTGCTGTATGCCGGCCATGGCCTGGCCGCGCATGGCGTCCATCTGGTCAATGGTGAACGGTTCGGCCTCCGCCGTCCCCTGGACTTCCACAAAGCGGCCACTGGATGTCATGACAAAATTCATGTCGACCTCAGCGCTGGAGTCCTCCAGGTAATTCAGGTCCAGCATCGGCTCGCCGGCAATAATGCCGACGCTGACCGCTGCCACGGCCTCCTTGAGCGGGATATCGGCAAAAACGCCCTTGTCGCGGAGCCCGGCCAACGCATCGGCCAGGGCGACATATGCCCCGGTGATGGAGGCGGTTCGCGTGCCGCCGTCAGCCTGGATCACGTCGCAATCGATATAAATGGACCGCTCACCCAACCGGGTCAGGTCGGTAACGGCGCGCAACGAGCGGCCGATCAGGCGCTGGATCTCCAGTGTCCGGCCGGTTTGCTTTCCTTTCGCCGCCTCACGCGGCGACCGGGTATGGGTGGCCCGGGGCAGCATGGCATACTCGGCAGTTACCCACCCGGTTCCCCTGCCCTTCAAAAACGGCGGGACGGATTCCTCCACCGATGCCGTACAGATGACCCGCGTATCGCCGAATGCGATCAGCACGGAGCCCTCGGCGTGTTTGGTGAAGTTGCGCGTGATGGTGATGGGGCGCAAATCGCAGCATCCCCTGCCGTCATTCCTTGTCATTGCATCACTCCTTCCGGTAAAAAACTGGAAGGTGTTCAATATCCTTTCGTTGCCCGTGTGTCAAACAAAAAGGGAACCTGAAACAGGTCCCCTTGTTTGTGAAAGCCTCATGTATAGTGTTCTATCAGCCGAGGTGTGTGTCGTTGCAACGCGTCCGGTTGGCAAGAATGGTGGAGTCGAGCATTTCACCACAGCACGTGCATTTCCATGCATCGAACGAGCGGACAAAATCGTAGAACTTCTCGGCGAACATACGGCCCTTGCAGCGTGGACATTGCATAGCACTCCTCCTCATAGCGAAATTTCAGTAAAATCAGTACCTATGAGTGTTTACACCATGCGTGCCAATTCCGGCCGTGCAGCCCAACATAAATTGTTGTTTTTTAATATTACCTTTATATTCAACTAGTTAGAAATACCTTTTTATTGTTTCATACCTTTTCTCCCCTATGCCCTCAACGTTGAGCAACTCTTCCAGCGCCATTGAACCGCCATTGTTTTGACGGTACGTAACGATGCGCTCGGCGATTAACGGGCCGATGCCGGGGAGTCGGTCAAAATCAGCCTGTCCCATCGTATTGATATCCAAGGGAATTCCCATGAGCATTCTTTCAGAAGCCGGCATCGGCAGGAAGATCACGTCTCCCTGCCCGTCTTCCCTGATCGTGATGCGGATACCTTCACCGTTTTTGAGACGCCGCTCAGCAGCGCCTGCCGGTGCAAGTCTTTTGAGAGGCCGCAATGGTTCCGCCATTTTTATGGCGCCAATCGTCACAAATTTGGCGGATAGAGGATACATGCCGGGATGCGCCACATCCCCTTCCACACGCACGAACCCTTTGACGGAAAAACCCGCCAAAGCGGCGTTTTGTGCGCTTTGACGGGTTTTTAGACCAGCAGGGATCACAAGTGCCGCTGCGACAAGAAGAAGGATTATGCGCTCGTAACGAACCATGTCCCGCCTCCCATGCTCCCGGGCGGAGCCGTTATCCTGGCCTGCGCGGCGCTGGTCCGCGGCTTTTGCCTGCTCACGGTGACGCTGTTCACAAACCGGCTATTCCTGTTCCTCCGACTTGTGCAGCTTGAAATCAATACTATCGATCAGCGCCTGGTAGGAGGCGTCAATGATGTTATCGGATACGCCGACGGTCCCCCAGCGCGTGTGCCTGTCACCCGACTCGATCAGAACGCGGGTCGATGAAGCTGTCCCCTGCCCTGCCGGCAGAACGCGGACCTTGTAGTCCAGGAGTTTGACCTCTTTGAGCTTGGGATAGAATTTTTCCAACGCCTTGCGGATGGCGTTGTCCAAGGCGTTGACCGGACCGCTGCCTTCGGCGGCGGTATGCTCGACCTTGCCGCCGACCCTGACCATGATGGTCGCCTCGGCCAGGGGCTTCTGGTCTTCGCCCCGCTTTTCGTCAATGACCCGGAAACCAAGTACGGTGAAAAACTTGCGATGGGTTCCCAACGCCTTCTTCATCAACAGCTCAAAAGAGGCCTCGGCACCTTCGAATTGATACCCACGGTTTTCCATCTCCTTGATATTGTCGAGGATCTCCAGGGTGACCGGGTCCTTGCTGTCGAGGTTGATGTTGAACTCTTCAGCCTTGGCCAGGATATTCGAGCGGCCGGAGAGATCCGAAACAAGAACCCGGGTGCAATTGCCGACCAGTTCGGGCCGCATATGTTCGTAGGTTTCCGGGTGCCGCTGGATGGCGCTGACATGAACCCCCCCCTTATGGGCAAAGGCGGAATTTCCCACATAGGCTTGGTGCTTGTCGGGGGAGATATTGACCAACTCGTAGACAAAACGGGATAACTCCCTGAGGTGGCGCATCTGCTCGTCACTGATGCACTCCTTGGCCATCTTGACCTTGAGGGCGGGGATGATGGAACAGAGGTTGGCGTTGCCGCAGCGCTCGCCAAAACCGTTAATGGTCCCCTGAACCTGTACGATCCCCAGATCAACGGCGTGCAGGGAGTTGGCTACGGCGCACTCGGAGTCGTTATGGGCATGAATGCCGAGCGGCGTCTTGATCTGTTCCTTTACCGCCGTGATGATCTCGGCCACCTCGAACGGCATGGTCCCGCCATTGGTGTCGCACAGGATGATGCAATCGACGTTGGCCTCTTCCGCCGCCTTGAGGGTCTTAATGGCATAGTCGGGATTGGCCTTGTAACCGTCGAAGAAGTGTTCCGCATCGTAGAATACTTCCGGCGCATGTTTTTTCAGGTATTCCAGGGAATCGTAGATCAGCTCCAGGTTTTCCTCCAGCGAGATGCGCAGCGCCTCGCGGACATGGAAGTCCCACGTCTTGCCGAAGATCGTGATGGCATCCGCCTCAGCCTTGATCAGGGTAACGATATTGTTGTCCTTGTCCGGCGTCACCTTGGCCCGGCGGGTGGAACCGAAGGCGGCAATCTTGGCCTGCCGCAGTTTTTCCTTCTTGATATCCTTGAAAAAAGCGACATCCTTTGGATTACTTCCCGGCCACCCGCCTTCGATATACTGAATCCCAAGCTCGTCCAGCTTACGGGCTATGCGGACCTTATCCTCCACCAGTAACGAAATGTCTTCTGCCTGGGTACCATCCCGCAGGGTTGTGTCATACAGTTTTACAAGGCTCATCGCTACCTCCCCAAGCATTAACAATATGAAGATTCTAAACCGTTTTACATGAGTCAGAAACTATGTTTGTATACTTTTTCCGAAAAATTTTCAACATGCCCGTGGCGCTGACATTCCCCCGCACCCAGAATGCACAAAAGGGCTTACAGGTACAACCTGCAAAGCCCTTTTGCCGTTTCATGCTGGTGCCCGGAGCCGGGGTCGAACCGGCACGACCCGAGAGTCGAGAGATTTTAAGTCTCTTGCGTCTACCAGTTCCGCCATCCGGGCGGCGGTTCAACCATTGAGGGGACTGCTTAGCAGTTTACCCGTTCCTTCAATTCCTTGCCGGTCTTGAAAAACGGCGTCTTTTTCGCCGGGATGCGGACAACCTCGCCACTCTTGGGATTTCGGGCCTCACGCCCCGAACGTTCACGTATCGTAAAGCTGCCGAACCCGCGAATTTCCACCTTGTCGCCGGTTTTCAGGGCATCTTCGATGGAATCGAAAACCGTGTTCACAAGGGCTTCAGAAACCTTCATATTCAACATTCCGTGTGTCTGAACGACTTTTTCGATCAGTTCACTTTTGGTCATCGCATCGTCTCCTGCTTCGTAGTAAAACGTGAATTATTGATTGTTTTTGTTGTTAAGTTCCTGCTGCAAAAGCTCACCCAAGTTGGAGGTCGCCTCGCCCTGGGAGCTCAGGTATTGGGCAAACTCAGCCTTCTCCGCCGCAGCCTGCATTGCCTTGATGGAGAGCGAAATGCGGCGTTCACGCGAATCGCAACTCAACACTACCGCCTCAAGGTTGTCGCCGATGGCAGCGAATTCCTTGGCGGACGGCACTTTTTCGCGAGACAGCTCGGATACGTGGATCAAACCTTCAATGCCCTCTTCAAGCTCGACAAAGACGCCGAAATCGGTCAGGGAGGTCACCTTGCCGGTCACCTTGGCACCGGCCCGGTACTTGTCGGGAGCAAGGCTCCAGGGGTCCGGCTCAAGCTGTTTGATGCCGAGAGAGAGACGCTCGTTGTCCACATCCACCTTGAGTACCACGGCCTGGACGAGCTGCGCTTTTTCGTAGACATCGCCCGGGTGTTTGACCCGCTTGGTCCACGAGATGTCGGAGACATGGACCAGACCGTCGATGCCGTCTTCTATGCCGATGAACATGCCGAAATCGGTCATGTTCTTGATCTGACCTTCGATCTTGGTGCCAACGGGATACTTTTCGGCAATCGTTTTCCAGGGGTTTTCCGACACCTGCTTCAGCCCCAGGGATATCTTGCGGTTGTCCATGTCAATCCCCAGCACGACCGCCTCAACTTCGTCGCCGACCGTGAGTACATCGGCGGCGCGGCGGACCCGCTTGGTCCAGGACATCTCGGAGACATGGATCAAACCTTCGACCCCCGGTTCCAATTCCACAAAGGCACCGTATTCCATCAGGCTGACAACGCGGCCCCTGATGCGGCTTTCCAGGGGATAGCGGGAGGGGACCTCCAGCCAGGGATCGGAAAGGGTCTGTTTGATGCCGAGGGAAATTTTCCCCTTGGCGCGATCAAACTTGAGCACCTTGGCGGTCACCTCCTGACCCGGCTTGAGGATATCGGACGGCTTGCCCACCCGGCCCCAGGAGAGGTCGGAGACATGCAACAGCCCATCCACGCCCCCCAGATCCACAAATGCCCCGTAATCGGTGACGTTTTTGACAACGCCATTCACAATCTGCCCTTCCTCGAGCTTTGCGAGGGTTACGTCGCGGATTGCAGCCCGTTCCTCCTCAAGGATGGCGCGGCGGGAGAGAACGATATTGTCGCGTTTCTGGTTCAGCTTGATGATCTTGAACTTGGACTTCAAGCCAATATAGCTTTCGGCATCGGACGACGGCCTGATATCCACCTGAGAGGTGGGGAGGAAGGCGGGAACGCCGATATCCACCGTGTACCCCCCGTTGACCCGTGCCGTAATGGTCCCTTCGATAATGCCGCCTTCCTGCCCGGAACCGCCGATCTTTTCCCAGGCGGCCAGGTAGTCGGCCTTTCTTTTCGAGAGGATATACCCCTTTTTCCCGTCTTCGCGCGTCATGAGAACCCGAATGCGCTCACCGACCTGGACCGTAATCTCGCCATTGGCATCACGGAACTCGTTGGCCGAAACAAAACCTTCCGACTTAAGGCCGATATCCACCAACACGGTATCCTGGTCAATACGGACGACCGTACCTTCTATAATTTTATCCCGTTCAGGCCTTTCTTTGAGACTCTCGTTGTAGAGCGCGGCAAATTCACTGCTTTGCTGTTCAGCGTCGTCGTCTTGCTCACCGGTGTCTGAAGTGTCGAGCCTTTTGAAATCAACCATTAAAACTTACCCCCTGGACGTTTTTCTATCTTGCGGTTTTCCTGTTTTGTATATGATGTATTTGTAAGCATTGTAATATAGCAACGAGTTGGGAAAAATTCAATTGCTTTTATTCAGCTCCTCAATCCGGCTCACCACTTCATCGATGATCCATTTGGGAGTCGATGCCCCGGCCGTGACCCCTACCCGCTCGACCCCGCTAAACCAACCGGGATCGATCTCGGCGGCGGTTTCTATGTGGTGGGTGCGCGGCTGGATTTCAACACACACCTCGGATAGCCGGCGCGTGTTGGCGCTGTTGAAGCCCCCCACCACCAGCATGCAGTCAACCTGGTACGCCAACTCCTTGGCTTCCTCCTGGCGTATCGCCGTGGCGTCGCAGATCGTGTTGAACACCCGAATCTCGCCGCCCCGCAAAAGGCACTCCGACACGACGTTTTTGAGGTTTTCGAACGACTGGGTCGTCTGGGCGACGACGCCGATCTTGTTCATCTTGGGAAGTTTGCTGACCTCTTCGCCGGAACCGACGACAAACACCTTGTCGCCGCCATAGGAGACGATCCCCTGCACCTCGGGATGGTCGGCGTCTCCAACCACAACCACGCCGTAGCCGGTCTCGGAGAGCCGCTTGACATGTTCCTGGGCCTTCTTGACGAAAGGACAGGTCGCGTCAACGATCTCCAACTGCTTTTGCACCGCCTCTTCGATCTCGTGGGAAGCCACCCCGTGGGAGCGGATGATGATGGTGCCGCGATCCATGGTGTCCAGGTTCTTGAGCACCTTGACCCCCATCTCCTCAAGCTTGTTGACGACCTGGGGGGAGTGGATGATCGGCCCGAGGGTATAGGTTGTCTTATCGATCCCCGCCGCCTCAAAGGCCATCTGGGTGGCCCGCTTGACGCCGAAGCAGAATCCTGCGCGCTTTGCGAGAAGAACTTTCATAGTAGTGTCCCAGCCTGTTGGATTTTTCCCCGGGCAATGTCTTCCATTTTGTTCAGCACCTCGTCGATACTGCTATGGGACGAATCAACGGGAATTGCGTCCTCGGCCTGCCTGAGCGGGGCGATATCACGCTGGGAATCCTGGCGATCCCTCCGGGTAACCGCTTCGATGGTCTCTTCCAGGGTTACCCGTTCCCCGTTGCCGACCAGTTCCGCGTAACGACGCTTCCCCCGTTCCTCGGGGGAGGCGAAGAGGAAGAATTTGAGCTCGGCATCGGGAAAGACAGCCGTGCCGATGTCCCGCCCTTCGAGCACCACACCGCCGTCCTGTCCCAGGCGGCGTTGAAGCAGCATCATGGATTCGCGCACCGGCCTGAGGGCCGAGATGCGCGAGGTCATCAGGGACATCTCCGGCGTTCGGATCGACTCGGTAACATCCTGCCCGTTGGCATACACCCGCAGGGAGCAGTTGGCGTTATCAAGGCGGATATCCGCGTTGTTGCAGAGACGTTCCACGGCAGCGACATCGCCGGGATCGATCCCCGCCTGACCGACGAGAAAGGCCACAGCCCGATACATGGCACCGGTATCGATCTGGAGATAGCCAAGCCGTTTGGCCAACAAACGGGCGATGGTACTCTTACCGGCGCCGGAAGGGCCGTCGATGGCGATGATCAGGCCGTTGGGGCGTGCGTTCACGGCCATCACCTGCCTGCCACCTGTTCCAGCAGCGGGAAAAAGGAAGGAAAGGACGTTGCCACGCACTCCACATCGCGGATGGTAATCCCACCGTGCGACACCAGGGCCGCAACCGACAGGGACATGGCGATGCGGTGATCGCCGTAGCTGTCCACCGTGCCGCCGCCGAGGCGTTCCGTGCCGAGGATGTCCATACCGTCGTCGCACTCCTCGACCACGACCCCGAGCGTGCGCAGGTTCGTTGCCATGGCCGCGATCCGGTCGGTCTCCTTGACCCGCAACTCCCTGGCCCCTCGCACCGTGGTCCGCCCTTCCGCGCAGGCCGCCGCCACACAGATGACCGGGAATTCGTCGATGGCCCGCGGCACCACGTCGCCGGAGATCTGGATGGCCTTCAGCCGCGACGAGCGGACCAGGACATCGGCCACCGGCTCGCCGGAGACTTCGCGTTCGTGGAGCAGTTCGAGAGAGCCGCCCATGGACCTGAGGATGTCGATGACCCCCGTGCGGGTCGGGTTGATGCCCACGTTGCGGATGAGCAATTCCGCACCCGGCGTGACCAGGGCCGCGACCATGAAAAAAGCCGCCGAGGAGATATCGCCCGGAACCCCGATTTCCTGACCGGTGAGTTCGGTCCCGCCGCGAACCGTGACGCCGTTTTTGAACACCTCCAGCGAGGCCCCGAACAGGCGGAACATGCGCTCCGAATGGTCACGGGAAAGGGTCGGCTCGCGGACGGAGGTTTCCCCGTCGGCATACAGGCCGGCCAGCATGATGGCTGACTTCACCTGGGCGCTGGAAACCGGCGATTCATAGCCGATGGCATTCAGGGCACCGCCGGTGATGGCAAGCGGCGCCAGGGTCCCCTTGTCACGCCCCATGATGCGGGCGCCCATGCGGACAAGTGGTTCCACTACCCGCTTCATGGGGCGCTTACGCAGATACTGGTCGCCGGTTACCACCGAGAAGAAGGATTGGCCTGCCAAGAGGCCGGTCAAAAGGCGGATGCTGGTGCCGGAATTACCGCAATCGATGATGTCCGCAGGCTCCTTGAGACCGCGCAGCCCCTGGCCGTGTATCGTCACGATTTCGCCGTCGTCCTCGATCCGCACCCCCATGGCGCGGAAGGCCCCCATAGTCGCCATGTTGTCTTCACCGCGCAGGAAACCTCTGATGGTGGTAACACCATTGGCAATAGCCCCCAACATGATGGAGCGGTGGGAGATGGACTTGTCCCCGGGGACGGTGATCTCGCCATTGACCGACACTGCAGGTTGTATTGTGATGGATTTCACGCAAAGACTCCGTTGGTGCACAGTTGATCTTTCTCGTTCAGAGGATACCATCGCGGAACTGCTTGGCAATGGTAAAAAACTCGGCTAGCGCCGCAGGATCGCTGCGGTCGATGCGCCGGCGCAACTCCGCCAGACTCGCCGAGAAACCATCGATGCTCGTCAGGAGGGCCGCCCGGTTCATCAGGGTGATGTCGCGCCACATGACCGGGTCGGAAGAGGCGATGCGGGTAAAATCCCTGAAACCGCCGGCAGAGTAGGAGAGCACGTTTTCCCCTTCCACGTCGGCCGTTCCCACGGCATGCACCAAGGCGTACGCCACGACGTGTGGCAGGTGGGATATTTCAGCGAAGATCCGGTCGTGGTGCCCCGGTTCCATGGAGCAGACATTGGCTCCGGCAGACCGCCAGAGCCGCGCCATCGTATCGTATGCCCCCGCGTCGGTGGCAGGGGTCGGCGTCAGGATACAGCGCTTGCCGGTGAAGAGTGCAGCAAAGGCTGCCGCTGCACCCGAATGTTCGGTGCCGGCAATGGGGTGCCCGCCGACAAAGGTGCATCCCGGCGGCATGAGCGCCTCGCACTCCCGCACAACGGCGGACTTGACGCTGCCGCCGTCGCTGACGATGCAGCCCCGGGGGAGAAAGGGGGCAATCTCCCGGACCACCATCGGGATGGAACAGACCGGAACCGAAACGAATACCACCTGGGCATCCCGCACGCCGCGGGCGGCGTCGGGTGTGATCTCATCGACAACCCCCAGGGAAAGGGCCTGGTTCAGGTTGTCACGATCGGTGTCGACGCCGACGATGGTGCCGACCGCGCCTGCTTCACGCAGGGCCCGCGCAAAGGAACCGCCGATCAGGCCAACGCCGATGACGGTCAGACGCTCAATGATCATGGACATGCCGTCTCGCTCCTATATCGACCGCGGATAGGAACCGAGGACTTTGAGAAATTGACAGCACTCTTTGAGTTCGTCCAGGGCCGCCGCCACTTCCGGTTCGGAAACGTGGCCAAACAGGTCGAGAAAAAATATGTATTCCCAGGCCTTTTTCTTGTAGGGGCGCGATTCGATCTTGGAGAGATTGATGCCGCGCTTGGCAAAAGGCTCCAGCATGCGGCAGAGGATGCCCGGCTCATCCTTGACGGAGAACAGTATGGAGGTCTTGTCGTTGCCGGAGCGTTCGATCTCCTTGCGGGCGATCACCAGGAAACGGGTAAAGTTGTTGACCTGATCCTCTATCCTGGTTCTGACCACCTTGAGATCATAGAGCGAACCGGCCAGTTCGCTGGCGATGGCGGCGGCGGTACTGTCTTCGCTGACCATCTGTGCCGCCACGGCCGTGGAGGCGACGTCCACCAACGGCACGCCGGGCAGATTTTCGTCAAACCATTGCCGGCACTGGGCAATGGCCTGGGGATGGGAATAAACCTTCTTGACGTCTTCAAGCCGCCCGGAACGGGACAACAGATCGTGATGGACCTCCA
This window harbors:
- the aroA gene encoding 3-phosphoshikimate 1-carboxyvinyltransferase, encoding MKSITIQPAVSVNGEITVPGDKSISHRSIMLGAIANGVTTIRGFLRGEDNMATMGAFRAMGVRIEDDGEIVTIHGQGLRGLKEPADIIDCGNSGTSIRLLTGLLAGQSFFSVVTGDQYLRKRPMKRVVEPLVRMGARIMGRDKGTLAPLAITGGALNAIGYESPVSSAQVKSAIMLAGLYADGETSVREPTLSRDHSERMFRLFGASLEVFKNGVTVRGGTELTGQEIGVPGDISSAAFFMVAALVTPGAELLIRNVGINPTRTGVIDILRSMGGSLELLHEREVSGEPVADVLVRSSRLKAIQISGDVVPRAIDEFPVICVAAACAEGRTTVRGARELRVKETDRIAAMATNLRTLGVVVEECDDGMDILGTERLGGGTVDSYGDHRIAMSLSVAALVSHGGITIRDVECVATSFPSFFPLLEQVAGR
- a CDS encoding prephenate dehydrogenase; protein product: MSMIIERLTVIGVGLIGGSFARALREAGAVGTIVGVDTDRDNLNQALSLGVVDEITPDAARGVRDAQVVFVSVPVCSIPMVVREIAPFLPRGCIVSDGGSVKSAVVRECEALMPPGCTFVGGHPIAGTEHSGAAAAFAALFTGKRCILTPTPATDAGAYDTMARLWRSAGANVCSMEPGHHDRIFAEISHLPHVVAYALVHAVGTADVEGENVLSYSAGGFRDFTRIASSDPVMWRDITLMNRAALLTSIDGFSASLAELRRRIDRSDPAALAEFFTIAKQFRDGIL
- the pheA gene encoding prephenate dehydratase: MQQDAPTIEQLRTSIDTIDNRIVELLNERARVVVEVGKLKSGSNMEFHVPGRERQIYERLLSRNPGPFPNDALRSIYREIISACLALESPMKVAFLGPKATFSHLATMQQFGLSAELVPLKSIPSVFEEVEKGKALYGMVPVENSTEGVVSHTLDMFVESSLKITAEVLLEVHHDLLSRSGRLEDVKKVYSHPQAIAQCRQWFDENLPGVPLVDVASTAVAAQMVSEDSTAAAIASELAGSLYDLKVVRTRIEDQVNNFTRFLVIARKEIERSGNDKTSILFSVKDEPGILCRMLEPFAKRGINLSKIESRPYKKKAWEYIFFLDLFGHVSEPEVAAALDELKECCQFLKVLGSYPRSI